From the genome of Scytonema hofmannii PCC 7110, one region includes:
- a CDS encoding ChaB family protein: MKVDELAQDLREQLPQEAQQIFVAAFNAAQSDGISEEGARQIAWNSVRNQYGQDKNGNWYAKGEVTAQHYKAVTSGGN, encoded by the coding sequence ATGAAAGTTGATGAGTTAGCCCAAGACTTAAGAGAACAATTGCCCCAAGAAGCTCAGCAGATTTTCGTTGCTGCTTTCAATGCTGCTCAAAGCGACGGTATCAGCGAAGAAGGTGCGCGTCAAATTGCTTGGAACAGCGTTCGCAACCAGTACGGTCAAGACAAAAATGGTAATTGGTATGCCAAGGGTGAAGTCACTGCTCAGCACTACAAAGCTGTTACCTCTGGTGGTAATTAA